The genomic window ATCGTGATGACGCCTTTGAGAAAGTCCTTGTCGTCGGAGACTTGGATGACCACGTCGCGATAAACGCGGGCCTGGCTGTGGTAGTGCCAGACCAGAATGGCGCCGATGCCGGCGGGCGCGCCCAGGTCGATCTGGACCCATTGCTTGCCGGGGCCGAGCTCGACGAAGTAACCGTCCTCTCCGGAGCGCTCGGCGTCGACGACGAAATTCAGCTCGCCGATGACCGGCTGCATGTCGCTTGATGTGACGGGCTTCTTGAGCGACAGGAGCTTGGTGCCCTTGGCCACGAAGAACGGCCCGCGCGGCTTGCCGGTGACGACTTCGAGGTTGGGGGTCTTGATGTTGCGCGGTGTGCCGATGAACATCGGCTTGGGCAGGGTCAGCTTGAGCTCTTCTTTGTTGGGGTCCTGTTGGGC from Candidatus Aminicenantes bacterium includes these protein-coding regions:
- a CDS encoding discoidin domain-containing protein, yielding MAKKTVLILLAAASLAAIVSTSLIAQQDPNKEELKLTLPKPMFIGTPRNIKTPNLEVVTGKPRGPFFVAKGTKLLSLKKPVTSSDMQPVIGELNFVVDAERSGEDGYFVELGPGKQWVQIDLGAPAGIGAILVWHYHSQARVYRDVVIQVSDDKDFLKGVITIYNNDHDNTSGLGIGKDKEYIETNEGRLIDAKGAKGRYVRLYSDGNTSNDMNHYVEVEVYGLPGK